One window of the Sphaerochaeta associata genome contains the following:
- the yicI gene encoding alpha-xylosidase has translation MKFRDGYWNIHKHVRHLPKVDIVDVHKGEGKLSMFAATKKIVHRGSTLNTPTITMEITSPLADVLHVRSYHFKGSLKRGPFFELAEDKPEQLSVTNTQNGYTAQSKDLCARMVASGPGDVQFFYKGKSLTSSAGLLGGHAIVNDMEPYQVEYLNLGVGETIYGLGERFTPYVKNGQVVDIWNEDGGTSSEQAYKNIPFYLSSKGYGVLVANAGRVSFEVCSEVVTAVQFSVPGQCLDYYIIGGDDLKAVMRNYALLTAKPALVPPWSFGLWLSTSFVTNYDEKTVNSFIDGMQEHEIPLHVFHFDCFWMREFQWVDFLWDQRQFPDPKAMLKRLHDRGLKVCVWINPYVAQKSYLFDEGMEKGYLVKNPDGSIWQWDRWQAGMGLVDFTNPEAVKWYQSKLALLLDMGVDTFKTDFGERIPTQVEYFDHSDPMLMHNYYTYLYNQAVFTLLEEKRGRGEALVFARSATVGGQKFPVHWGGDCSATYESMAESIRGGLSLSMCGFGYWSHDIGGFEKLATPDLFKRWVAFGMLSSHSRLHGNESYRVPWDFDEEACRVLRAFVELKCALMPYLFAQACRTHETGLPMMRSMVLEFPSDPVCAYLDRQYLLGESLLVAPIFQDDGKAVYYLPKGRWTHLLSNKEVEGCSYQEEVYDYFSLPLFVKPNTLLPIGSNTQKPDYAYNDKTTFHLFALDDAKEAEAAVHAHDGTVVAVCKIRREGTVYEVELKGEMKSWAVCLRNIDKVVSVSSGSLSDSPEGAMITFSAQEKGCRIVTA, from the coding sequence ATGAAATTCAGAGACGGCTATTGGAACATTCATAAGCATGTTCGTCATTTGCCGAAGGTTGACATCGTCGATGTGCACAAGGGAGAGGGAAAGCTCTCCATGTTCGCAGCTACCAAGAAAATCGTGCATCGCGGGTCGACGCTCAACACCCCGACGATTACCATGGAGATCACCTCTCCACTTGCCGATGTCCTGCATGTTCGATCCTATCATTTCAAGGGATCATTGAAGAGGGGACCATTTTTTGAATTGGCAGAGGATAAGCCGGAGCAGTTGTCTGTAACCAATACCCAGAACGGCTATACAGCCCAGTCCAAGGACTTGTGTGCACGGATGGTCGCCAGTGGGCCTGGGGATGTCCAGTTCTTTTACAAGGGCAAAAGCCTGACATCTTCGGCAGGGTTGCTCGGTGGCCATGCCATCGTCAATGACATGGAGCCCTACCAGGTGGAGTACCTGAACCTGGGCGTAGGGGAGACTATTTACGGCCTCGGCGAACGCTTCACTCCCTATGTGAAGAACGGGCAGGTGGTGGATATCTGGAACGAGGACGGCGGGACCAGCAGTGAGCAGGCTTACAAGAACATTCCGTTCTACCTCTCCTCCAAGGGATACGGAGTGCTCGTCGCCAATGCAGGCAGGGTCTCCTTCGAGGTGTGCTCGGAGGTGGTCACCGCGGTGCAGTTCTCCGTCCCGGGCCAGTGCCTGGACTATTACATCATCGGCGGTGACGACCTGAAGGCGGTGATGAGAAACTATGCACTGCTTACCGCCAAGCCCGCCTTGGTTCCCCCGTGGTCCTTCGGCTTGTGGCTTTCCACCTCCTTTGTAACCAACTATGACGAGAAGACGGTCAACAGTTTCATCGACGGGATGCAGGAGCATGAGATTCCTCTTCACGTCTTCCATTTCGACTGCTTTTGGATGCGTGAATTCCAGTGGGTCGACTTTTTGTGGGATCAGCGCCAGTTCCCCGATCCCAAGGCGATGTTGAAGCGGCTGCACGATCGTGGACTGAAAGTCTGTGTCTGGATCAACCCCTATGTTGCGCAGAAGTCGTACCTGTTCGACGAAGGTATGGAAAAGGGTTATCTGGTAAAGAATCCCGACGGCAGCATCTGGCAATGGGACCGCTGGCAGGCCGGCATGGGTCTGGTCGACTTCACCAATCCGGAGGCGGTGAAATGGTATCAGAGTAAGCTGGCTCTTCTGCTGGATATGGGTGTCGATACCTTCAAGACGGACTTCGGTGAGAGAATTCCCACCCAGGTCGAGTATTTCGACCACTCTGACCCGATGTTGATGCACAACTACTACACATACCTCTACAACCAGGCGGTGTTCACCCTGCTTGAGGAAAAAAGAGGCAGGGGCGAGGCGTTGGTCTTCGCCCGTTCTGCAACGGTAGGCGGGCAGAAGTTTCCCGTGCACTGGGGTGGCGACTGTTCGGCTACCTATGAGTCGATGGCCGAGAGCATCCGTGGCGGACTTTCGCTGTCCATGTGCGGATTCGGCTACTGGAGTCACGACATCGGAGGCTTTGAGAAGCTTGCGACACCGGACTTGTTCAAGCGATGGGTGGCCTTCGGCATGCTCTCCTCCCACAGCCGCCTGCACGGCAATGAGTCCTATCGTGTTCCCTGGGACTTCGATGAAGAGGCGTGCCGGGTACTGAGGGCCTTTGTCGAGCTTAAGTGCGCCCTGATGCCCTACCTGTTCGCCCAGGCGTGCAGGACCCATGAGACGGGCTTGCCGATGATGCGCTCCATGGTGCTTGAATTTCCTTCAGACCCGGTCTGTGCATATCTGGACAGGCAGTACCTGTTGGGTGAGAGCCTCTTGGTCGCCCCGATCTTCCAAGATGATGGAAAGGCCGTGTATTACCTGCCCAAAGGCAGGTGGACACATCTGCTTTCCAACAAGGAAGTGGAAGGCTGTTCCTATCAAGAGGAGGTGTATGACTACTTCAGTCTTCCGCTCTTTGTGAAGCCGAACACGCTTCTTCCGATCGGCAGCAACACGCAAAAACCTGATTATGCATACAACGACAAGACAACCTTCCACCTGTTCGCCCTGGATGACGCCAAGGAGGCGGAGGCGGCAGTGCATGCCCATGATGGTACGGTCGTTGCCGTCTGCAAGATCAGAAGAGAGGGAACCGTATACGAGGTGGAGTTGAAGGGAGAAATGAAGAGCTGGGCTGTGTGTCTGAGAAACATCGACAAAGTTGTCTCTGTCTCCAGCGGCTCACTTTCTGATTCACCCGAGGGTGCGATGATCACTTTCAGTGCACAAGAGAAGGGGTGCAGGATTGTGACTGCTTAA
- a CDS encoding fumarylacetoacetate hydrolase family protein, whose protein sequence is MAYDEAIQNPAIYKYLDYEAELAIAISKKTKFVPIIEGPGVLKNTIG, encoded by the coding sequence ATGGCCTACGATGAAGCCATCCAAAATCCGGCGATTTACAAGTACCTTGACTATGAGGCCGAACTTGCCATTGCAATTAGCAAGAAAACGAAGTTTGTTCCCATCATCGAAGGTCCGGGAGTATTGAAGAATACAATCGGCTAA
- a CDS encoding ATP-binding protein has protein sequence MIIQRDRYLKKLIERKENGLVKVITGIRRCGKSVLLNTIYHDYLLDSGVKESQMIMLALDQDINAKYRNPLILGEYIRKMASQSDEMHYVFLDEIQKVAEIKNPYLESNEEKITFVDTLLGLMAIKNIDLYVTGSNSKMLSSDILTAFRGRGDEIRMNPLSYSEFYSQYGEDKRHAWRDYFTYGGMPFVLSRRSHEDKAKYLSDLFSKIYITDVVEGNRILNDRETLEDLLDFTASAIGSLTNPTRLEHTFLSLKKQKISHVTISRYLEYLEDAFILSKAKRFDIKGKKYIGSPMKYYFTDIGLRNARLGFRQMEESHIMENVIYNELMHRGYSVDVGNIEVFEKDAENKTLRKQLEVDFVANDGSRVYYIQSSLSIDDEKKRIQETRPFRNIKDSFKKIVITKDDVIPWYDNAGVLYLGIEQFLLDENSIGL, from the coding sequence ATGATAATACAAAGAGACAGATATCTGAAGAAGCTGATCGAAAGAAAAGAGAATGGACTCGTAAAGGTCATTACTGGCATACGCCGTTGTGGAAAAAGCGTTCTTCTGAATACTATCTATCATGACTATCTGTTGGACTCCGGGGTAAAAGAGTCCCAAATGATAATGCTGGCTTTGGATCAGGACATAAACGCCAAATACAGAAATCCACTTATACTAGGTGAGTATATAAGGAAGATGGCTTCACAATCAGATGAAATGCATTATGTTTTTCTTGATGAGATACAAAAAGTTGCTGAAATCAAAAACCCGTATCTTGAGTCCAATGAAGAAAAAATAACGTTCGTCGATACACTTCTAGGTCTTATGGCAATTAAAAACATCGACCTTTATGTTACTGGAAGCAATTCGAAAATGCTTTCTAGTGATATTCTGACAGCATTCCGTGGCAGAGGGGATGAGATACGCATGAATCCTCTGTCATACAGTGAGTTCTATTCTCAATATGGCGAAGACAAAAGGCATGCATGGAGGGACTATTTCACATATGGTGGCATGCCTTTTGTCCTTAGCAGAAGAAGCCATGAGGATAAAGCAAAATATCTCAGTGATCTGTTTTCAAAGATATATATAACTGATGTTGTTGAAGGGAACAGGATTTTGAATGACAGGGAGACACTGGAAGATCTTCTGGATTTTACTGCATCGGCAATTGGTTCCTTGACAAATCCAACCAGACTGGAGCATACGTTTCTTTCACTGAAAAAACAGAAAATTTCCCATGTAACAATCTCAAGGTATCTTGAGTACTTGGAAGATGCATTCATCTTGTCCAAAGCAAAAAGGTTTGACATCAAAGGTAAAAAATATATAGGCTCGCCTATGAAGTATTATTTCACGGATATCGGGCTCCGAAACGCCAGGTTGGGATTTCGTCAGATGGAAGAGTCACATATCATGGAGAATGTTATATACAACGAGCTTATGCATCGGGGATATAGTGTAGACGTGGGAAACATTGAGGTCTTTGAAAAGGATGCAGAAAATAAGACTCTAAGGAAGCAGCTTGAAGTTGATTTTGTCGCAAACGACGGATCACGTGTATATTACATCCAGTCTTCATTGTCGATTGATGACGAAAAGAAGAGAATCCAAGAGACAAGACCGTTTAGAAATATAAAGGATTCATTTAAAAAGATTGTCATTACCAAGGATGATGTTATTCCTTGGTATGACAATGCAGGGGTCTTGTATCTGGGGATAGAACAGTTTCTTTTGGATGAAAATTCAATCGGATTGTAG
- a CDS encoding fumarylacetoacetate hydrolase family protein encodes MKYLRFKHQDTISYGLLEGDTIRVLEGSPFESYTITDTKLALAQVSVLTPCDYSKAICIGLNYKDHAQEFQLPIPTEPVVFIKPSTAALAQGGVIQYPAMCKRLDYEAELAIVIGKKARFVPITEVNKYILGYTCANDVTARDLQPKQGQWTISKSFDTFCPFGPFISDEVDPSNLAIESRVNGRTMQKSNSSNLIFSVPFLVSYLSQVMTLLPGDIILTGTPGGISGMHHGDTVEIIIEGLGVLKNTIG; translated from the coding sequence ATGAAATACCTACGCTTCAAACATCAGGACACGATCAGCTACGGGCTTCTCGAGGGCGACACTATACGCGTACTCGAGGGTTCGCCATTCGAATCATATACGATTACCGATACAAAGCTCGCATTGGCACAGGTATCTGTACTCACTCCCTGCGACTACTCCAAAGCCATCTGCATCGGCCTCAACTACAAGGACCATGCCCAAGAGTTCCAGCTTCCCATCCCCACCGAACCGGTGGTATTCATCAAGCCATCCACCGCTGCCCTTGCCCAAGGAGGAGTCATCCAATACCCTGCGATGTGCAAACGCCTTGACTATGAAGCCGAGCTTGCCATCGTAATCGGCAAGAAAGCGAGGTTCGTCCCCATCACCGAGGTGAACAAGTACATCCTCGGTTACACCTGTGCAAACGACGTAACCGCCCGCGATCTGCAGCCCAAGCAGGGCCAGTGGACCATTTCCAAGAGCTTTGACACCTTCTGTCCCTTCGGACCGTTCATCAGCGACGAGGTCGATCCCTCCAACCTGGCCATCGAAAGCCGGGTGAACGGCAGGACCATGCAGAAGTCAAACTCCAGCAACCTCATCTTTTCAGTTCCTTTCCTGGTGAGCTACCTCTCACAGGTCATGACGCTCCTGCCCGGGGACATCATCCTTACCGGAACGCCGGGAGGCATCAGCGGAATGCACCATGGGGATACGGTTGAGATCATCATCGAAGGTCTGGGAGTATTGAAGAATACGATCGGTTAA
- the rlmD gene encoding 23S rRNA (uracil(1939)-C(5))-methyltransferase RlmD, which produces MKRYAKCPLARTCGACQLMDYSYPNQLEMKMRYVDELLGQLGPIAPIQGMDDPTLYRTKVQATFGYDWKGSLVSGIYQEGTHLLVPIRSCMVQHPLADEILKSIRNLATRFQITAYDEDEGYGHLRHVLIKISRKTGEAIVVLVCGQWPIPSSDNFIAALKQKHPEITTIALNMNREHTSMVLSEIPIKVLWGKGYIEEELCSLTFRISPSSFFQVNVEQAQVLYSLAMRMARIGKEDVVIDAYCGTGTIALIAAKEGARYVLGIESNEQAVEDAKLNAERNNLTNAEFICADASVELKEMAKAKRVCDVLFLDPPRSGSDERFLAAAIKLAPKRIVYISCNPRTLDRDLRYLLRFSDYQVRGIQPVDMFPHTEHLETVVLLTSE; this is translated from the coding sequence ATGAAACGTTATGCAAAATGTCCCTTGGCCCGCACCTGCGGAGCCTGTCAATTGATGGATTACTCCTACCCTAACCAATTGGAGATGAAAATGCGCTATGTGGATGAGCTGCTCGGGCAGCTGGGTCCCATCGCTCCCATACAAGGTATGGATGATCCAACGCTGTATCGCACCAAAGTACAGGCAACCTTCGGCTATGACTGGAAAGGAAGTCTGGTAAGCGGCATCTATCAGGAGGGTACCCATCTGTTGGTGCCCATCCGTTCGTGCATGGTCCAGCATCCACTGGCTGATGAGATTCTCAAGAGTATCCGAAATCTGGCAACTCGCTTTCAGATAACCGCCTATGATGAGGATGAGGGGTATGGCCACCTTCGCCATGTTTTGATCAAGATCAGCCGCAAGACAGGTGAGGCCATCGTGGTGCTTGTCTGCGGTCAGTGGCCGATACCGTCATCGGACAACTTCATCGCTGCCCTGAAGCAGAAGCATCCCGAGATCACCACCATCGCATTGAACATGAACCGCGAGCACACCAGCATGGTGCTCAGCGAAATCCCCATCAAGGTACTCTGGGGCAAGGGCTATATTGAGGAGGAACTCTGCTCCCTCACCTTCCGCATCTCTCCTTCCTCCTTCTTCCAGGTCAATGTCGAGCAGGCCCAAGTGCTGTATTCGTTGGCCATGCGTATGGCCCGGATTGGTAAGGAAGACGTGGTTATCGATGCCTACTGCGGGACCGGAACGATTGCCTTGATAGCCGCCAAGGAGGGTGCAAGGTATGTTCTTGGTATTGAATCCAATGAACAGGCTGTCGAGGATGCCAAGCTGAATGCCGAGCGGAACAACCTGACCAATGCAGAGTTCATCTGTGCCGATGCCTCGGTGGAGTTGAAGGAGATGGCAAAAGCCAAGCGCGTTTGTGATGTATTGTTCCTCGATCCCCCGCGCAGCGGCAGTGACGAGCGCTTTCTGGCAGCGGCTATCAAGCTCGCTCCCAAGCGCATCGTCTACATCTCCTGCAACCCCAGGACGCTCGACCGGGACCTTCGCTACCTGCTCAGGTTCAGCGACTACCAAGTACGGGGAATACAGCCGGTGGATATGTTCCCGCATACCGAGCACCTTGAGACGGTGGTGCTTCTGACTAGTGAGTAA
- a CDS encoding ATP-binding protein, with product MKLIERDEYLKEMREVEGTPDIKVLTGVRRSGKSKLMDRFAEDLKNRHENANVIHINFNLIDFEDLQEYHRLEAYVEDHYQESCDNFVLIDEIQMCKGFEKAINSLHARGKYDIYVTGSNAFLQSSDLATLFVGRTYRIDVFPFSFREYSTYYAIDNPYKGLTQYLTEGGMAGSYLYRAPEQKYKYINDEVLKALIVRDIVRKQKIRNVQLLDKLIDYLMDNVGTITSVRSITDTLESNRTKADHKTIGKYIDYLCNSFAFYKIRRYDIRGKKYLRSDDKYYLSDQSFRYARLGIKNMDYGHILENIVAIELLRRGFETYIGVLYKKEVDFMTIRNGKTNYIQVAYDISEPSTLERELSPLRQIKDNYPKILLARTYQPEYEIDGVCVIDVADWLLGK from the coding sequence ATGAAGCTGATTGAACGAGACGAATATCTAAAAGAAATGCGTGAAGTTGAAGGTACTCCCGATATAAAAGTTCTGACTGGGGTCCGGAGATCTGGTAAATCCAAACTAATGGATCGATTTGCTGAAGATTTGAAGAATCGTCACGAAAATGCCAACGTGATTCATATCAATTTCAACCTAATTGATTTTGAGGATCTGCAGGAATACCATAGACTTGAAGCGTATGTTGAAGACCACTATCAGGAGTCTTGCGATAATTTTGTATTGATTGATGAAATCCAAATGTGCAAAGGTTTTGAGAAAGCCATCAATAGTCTGCATGCAAGGGGAAAGTATGATATCTATGTGACTGGCTCAAATGCATTTCTGCAAAGCAGTGATTTGGCGACTCTATTCGTAGGAAGAACATATAGAATTGATGTTTTCCCATTTTCCTTCAGGGAGTACTCGACGTACTACGCTATTGATAATCCCTATAAAGGTTTGACACAATACCTGACAGAAGGTGGAATGGCTGGTTCCTACCTTTATCGAGCTCCGGAACAGAAGTATAAGTACATTAATGATGAAGTGCTTAAGGCCCTGATTGTACGTGATATAGTCAGAAAACAGAAAATCAGAAATGTTCAGCTTCTTGATAAGCTGATCGACTATTTAATGGACAATGTCGGCACTATCACCTCAGTTCGTTCAATCACTGATACATTGGAATCAAACAGGACAAAGGCAGATCACAAAACTATCGGCAAATATATCGATTATCTCTGTAATTCTTTTGCATTCTACAAAATCAGACGCTATGACATCAGGGGGAAAAAGTATCTGAGGTCAGATGACAAGTATTATCTATCTGACCAAAGCTTCCGATATGCACGTCTTGGAATTAAGAATATGGACTACGGGCATATTTTGGAAAACATTGTTGCTATAGAGTTGCTTCGCAGAGGATTTGAGACCTATATAGGGGTTCTCTATAAGAAAGAAGTTGATTTTATGACAATCCGTAACGGGAAAACAAACTACATCCAGGTTGCCTATGATATCTCTGAACCATCGACTCTTGAACGTGAATTATCACCTCTCAGGCAAATCAAAGATAATTATCCGAAAATTCTGCTTGCGCGAACCTATCAGCCGGAGTATGAGATAGATGGTGTATGTGTAATTGATGTGGCGGATTGGTTGCTTGGTAAGTGA
- a CDS encoding type II toxin-antitoxin system Phd/YefM family antitoxin, with translation MVLSVGRDSVQDSVLLIARNGNYMVVCTNSVPVVKMLDAIQYVRYYVHMEMYMYTINATTFRKDLFNLIDKTIKFNEVLIISTKEGNAILLSEEEYNGLLATAEILSNRELYTKIREGLDEDLEACVAENEVTW, from the coding sequence ATGGTTTTATCCGTAGGTCGTGACAGTGTACAGGACAGTGTTTTGCTGATTGCCCGCAATGGCAACTACATGGTTGTTTGCACCAATTCTGTTCCGGTGGTAAAAATGCTTGATGCAATCCAGTATGTACGCTATTATGTACATATGGAGATGTATATGTATACAATCAACGCAACTACATTCAGAAAGGACCTTTTCAATCTCATAGATAAAACTATCAAGTTCAACGAAGTCCTGATTATAAGTACGAAAGAGGGAAATGCAATACTTTTGAGCGAGGAAGAATATAACGGCCTCTTGGCAACTGCTGAGATTCTGTCGAATCGCGAGCTCTATACCAAGATCAGGGAAGGTCTTGATGAAGATCTTGAAGCCTGTGTTGCTGAAAATGAGGTAACCTGGTGA
- a CDS encoding Txe/YoeB family addiction module toxin, with product MRYAIVYTKAAKKDIPKLKAAGLDQKARNLVALLMENPFQTPPTYEKLVGNLSEAYARRISIQHRLVYQVYEDVKTVKIVSMWSHYEF from the coding sequence GTGAGGTATGCCATTGTCTATACAAAGGCAGCAAAGAAGGATATCCCAAAACTAAAAGCAGCAGGCCTTGATCAGAAGGCTCGTAATCTGGTTGCTCTGTTGATGGAGAATCCATTCCAGACGCCCCCCACCTATGAGAAACTTGTTGGAAACCTGAGTGAAGCATATGCAAGGAGAATAAGTATTCAGCATAGATTGGTGTATCAGGTCTATGAGGACGTCAAGACCGTGAAAATTGTCAGTATGTGGTCACACTATGAGTTCTGA
- a CDS encoding SDR family oxidoreductase, with amino-acid sequence MSMNVLVTGASGGIGFATCQVLAAGGYTVYGLDVRQPEGPFSFRFLAADVTDGTQLEAAFQTIKEEAGSLKAILHVAGVYDLNSLVEIAEQEFVRVFDINLFGVYRVNRLFLPLLEKQGRIIITTSELAPLDPLPFTGHYAATKTALESYAYSLRMEVQLLGYSVSVIRPGAVQTRLLGVSTKCLETFCATTQLYTCNAVRFRAIVDKVEAKSIPPQKIGELALRILKAKRPRYVYNINRNPLLRLLNLLPHSWQTSIIRWILH; translated from the coding sequence ATGAGTATGAACGTTCTTGTTACCGGAGCAAGCGGAGGCATTGGATTTGCAACCTGTCAGGTGCTGGCAGCGGGTGGGTACACAGTGTATGGTCTGGACGTTCGGCAACCAGAAGGTCCGTTTTCCTTCCGTTTTCTTGCAGCCGACGTAACAGACGGCACCCAATTGGAGGCTGCTTTCCAAACCATCAAGGAGGAAGCGGGTTCCCTCAAAGCCATTCTTCACGTTGCAGGGGTGTATGACCTGAACTCGTTGGTTGAGATCGCCGAACAAGAGTTTGTTCGTGTATTCGATATCAATCTCTTCGGGGTGTACCGAGTCAACCGTCTCTTTCTCCCTCTGTTGGAAAAGCAGGGAAGGATCATCATCACGACCAGTGAGTTGGCGCCGCTTGACCCGCTTCCGTTCACCGGCCACTACGCAGCCACAAAAACTGCTCTTGAGAGCTATGCGTATTCGCTTCGGATGGAAGTCCAACTTCTGGGATATAGCGTATCAGTCATCCGTCCTGGTGCCGTACAAACCAGACTTCTGGGAGTTTCCACCAAATGCTTGGAGACTTTCTGTGCGACAACCCAGCTGTATACCTGCAATGCCGTTCGGTTTCGAGCCATCGTTGATAAGGTGGAGGCCAAGAGCATACCGCCACAGAAGATCGGAGAGCTTGCCCTGCGTATTCTGAAGGCCAAGCGACCACGATATGTGTACAACATCAACCGCAATCCATTGCTCAGGCTCCTCAATCTTCTCCCGCACTCCTGGCAGACGAGTATCATCCGTTGGATATTGCACTGA
- a CDS encoding GNAT family N-acetyltransferase: MPINILEREVQIHLGSYLYNPSIQSMDRVMHTGHSEGKVGDMGKGAITLVPVVRESTHEHGVLRNLLKMSCYEWSRYNQLEVDAAGTYALEGHASAYWTKEGYYAFLISVDEQWAGFVFFDTHDFIVHIDYDYSMAEFFVMHAYRHRGIGRYVATRLFERFGGVWEIGCHPNDLSSVRFWEKVVGDYTLGNCELMFSCPELKYHDGTLGNVISFHTDTR, translated from the coding sequence ATGCCAATCAATATACTTGAACGTGAAGTACAAATCCACCTTGGTTCGTACTTGTACAATCCATCAATCCAATCCATGGACAGAGTAATGCATACCGGTCATAGTGAGGGAAAGGTGGGGGACATGGGGAAGGGCGCAATAACACTTGTTCCGGTTGTAAGAGAGTCCACACATGAGCACGGTGTGTTGAGAAATCTGCTGAAGATGTCCTGCTATGAATGGTCCCGGTATAATCAGCTTGAAGTGGATGCAGCCGGAACGTATGCACTTGAAGGACATGCGTCAGCGTATTGGACCAAAGAGGGGTATTACGCCTTTCTTATTTCGGTGGACGAGCAGTGGGCGGGCTTTGTCTTCTTTGACACCCACGATTTCATCGTGCATATAGACTATGATTATTCCATGGCTGAATTTTTTGTCATGCATGCATATCGACATCGCGGCATTGGAAGGTATGTCGCCACCCGCCTGTTTGAAAGGTTCGGGGGTGTATGGGAGATCGGATGCCATCCGAACGATCTGAGCTCCGTTCGTTTCTGGGAGAAGGTGGTTGGTGACTATACACTTGGGAACTGTGAGCTGATGTTCTCATGCCCCGAATTGAAGTACCATGACGGGACATTAGGAAACGTCATCTCCTTTCATACTGATACGCGTTAA
- a CDS encoding alpha/beta hydrolase produces the protein MQKKLRTVHKILLGILVVAILLVGAFLLYVSDYYHAAVDSQERAMFSDIRVLDANDALIADPGNAITALILYPGGKVDHRAYEMLALRIADEGILCIVPKMPFNLAVFGIDRAERFITAHPEIEHWYVGGHSLGGSMAAGFAAKQKPMVEGLVLLASYSVDDLSTHMLRILSITAGNDTVLSRESYEKYKTNLPEGVTELVIEGGNHAGFASYGTQKGDGIATLSAAEQQAAAAEAIAEFCLTQ, from the coding sequence ATGCAAAAAAAGTTGAGAACGGTTCACAAGATTCTCTTGGGTATATTGGTGGTTGCAATCCTTTTGGTTGGAGCCTTTTTGCTCTATGTTTCCGACTATTATCATGCAGCAGTGGATTCCCAGGAGCGGGCCATGTTCTCAGATATCCGTGTGCTTGATGCAAACGATGCCCTCATCGCTGATCCAGGCAATGCAATAACCGCCCTGATTCTCTATCCGGGTGGAAAGGTCGACCATCGTGCCTATGAGATGTTGGCTCTTCGGATCGCTGATGAAGGCATCCTGTGCATTGTACCAAAAATGCCCTTCAACCTGGCGGTATTCGGCATCGATCGGGCCGAACGCTTCATCACAGCTCATCCTGAGATCGAGCACTGGTATGTGGGAGGGCATTCACTGGGAGGCAGCATGGCTGCCGGCTTTGCTGCAAAGCAGAAGCCCATGGTGGAAGGCTTGGTCCTGCTTGCCTCTTATTCCGTTGATGATCTTTCAACTCACATGCTGCGTATATTGAGCATCACGGCAGGCAACGACACCGTCCTGAGCAGGGAGTCCTATGAGAAGTACAAGACGAATCTGCCAGAAGGAGTCACAGAGCTTGTGATTGAAGGTGGGAATCATGCAGGATTTGCTTCGTACGGGACTCAGAAAGGTGACGGAATCGCCACGCTTTCTGCAGCTGAGCAGCAAGCAGCTGCTGCTGAGGCGATAGCTGAATTTTGTCTGACCCAATGA
- a CDS encoding helix-turn-helix domain-containing protein — translation MFETKPEVFFSAHVDTGGYGIVWNTELDLDSNELWYNGQTENSPCNNLLSFGTATSQWGLSESTLRKAISYGKLIPGRDCCKYGKQWVITREAMLREYGQPQIPPDENHLSAAEKEHPYSNS, via the coding sequence GTGTTCGAAACCAAGCCTGAGGTATTCTTTTCTGCCCATGTGGACACAGGGGGTTACGGGATTGTATGGAATACTGAGCTTGATTTGGATTCCAACGAACTATGGTACAACGGTCAAACTGAAAATTCTCCATGCAACAATCTACTCTCATTCGGAACTGCAACATCCCAATGGGGGCTCAGTGAAAGTACGCTGAGAAAAGCCATCTCATATGGGAAGTTGATTCCAGGACGTGATTGCTGTAAATACGGCAAACAGTGGGTGATTACAAGAGAGGCCATGCTCCGAGAATATGGGCAACCTCAGATTCCTCCTGATGAAAATCATCTGTCTGCAGCCGAGAAGGAGCATCCATACAGCAATTCCTAA